A section of the Myxocyprinus asiaticus isolate MX2 ecotype Aquarium Trade chromosome 40, UBuf_Myxa_2, whole genome shotgun sequence genome encodes:
- the LOC127430463 gene encoding probable helicase senataxin isoform X5 — MVRWGMGTGGWSTPDGTNPGSGPWSANWCPLAWSIVMFIATSVLMMEKCLWCTTSLETEGDAAIVNLLHRYSSGQLSEREMDALNEDLSCCLECVVEYHRARDKVPELHKRLWEMEKARLLRVLGSMLDQELEEDDLFIIEDDCEQPVSKISPTEFQNSLRFPLFEVLKYPYLLCYRELGDMVVKALCTLQDMKQSLNVFDKYQGTYLLLVHPNEKVRRWAIDAAKTMRSVDRDAYYDLQEIFSCMFYVIELGVSLDFPDLDPGSYAGGTVPRLPSHLYDSHNKKNYWLGICMLLTQLSAEAMDSLFMGQFNIPLCIINTMEGLKKEDDPASDPFWPALHCFMVILDRLGSKIWGQIDPNMAFQTVTGAASYVAEIRNIQQKTMGRMVKVEPEYEDNVVTCSQMVYDCYALEKPSQASGSSSSSGICNYVVYEDMQSLVSVLDSEMGQSMRVYGSTFLWFIPFVRSIIELPELNASYISEVLHYLCDKIRDNRHMLIGPTNVYDKVTEFFTRILIQIIELHVSKGRMGILSRCAPKWVEVIVMCTLLSDEPWNVVPQDRMGGIHRVSSTSKSLAVVGQLPASESGIGAIILGCMMLIRQLLKEKLRSGSDPCSTRFLNLLNKQLRGVPNKRWNLTSSESSELQQCLIRVVRSMPERSASPPSIVPVPSTHLVSPNAVISKNSVPTLHQQHVDQKVGPSRAGDASAFIKEEPLDDYENCISNEDYLSGLQDMIKAKKEPPNPALISEINPCVEFVHVKLDLEKLQEIKTRLNDNQNLSKIEAIAKRKLCEPEVRQCRVNSGQEELGHLSESSCPVNLQPVTSIKEECRFRAEVDHGNDDDDDEPLDITWKRLKKSHKLESSDSEVYGIDVQSNTRTTGTSKENLESSTIIISDDDYDEVSENDERPTKEIQGSLDKLCPVKNRPLEDPVLPESPVRDYDDLSESQLFEFETQQYVASAWDDLNVDATVLTMKPKLDQTLRLEPAPNDSSPSWSTETELIPDEDIERACRQSEDKIRQQLQPQEPAVSCALSSSKVASTAEYLDKFTKPKPPPDTSQKTNPSDKRDILQAKKPLIIETLAQKIRHKPRKRSTFSRYEEDHSGWTNPASSGLPSHSPSSSSISSPYVSTLTSRDTPAIVPPKKVRKAVEPKSTAERLGLKKKERKAFDLSQRSLNCVAKLRCHGQKVQVEPQQKKRRGCRTTKTSPQKRIVKGNKKLLASQDMQFFRQIREKHQRPATVSPTTLAPKPTRSTQPGEMHLLNSVATEEDCDFFPYPQPDPDHQEDNEKAAAKIKTNYTGETNEARGEGVGNGSIESKCFQNCELADVAVNTERGKVAKEEVDDEHMLLTQMEPTDIELCSQMEQFDEENGEGLLLTQRDPVDMDLDPVSESEQPILLAHKPLQTTPTPLSEAIRNDDHLFLKPGMSPLSQKKAKPSTTKIYTPSSRSASLVLEMEKEAKPPPASNVAKAKGARLPSAMAPPKTIPTLPFPQLPQPFPSKQSPRPLSHAPKSVVCSKMSLASEPPSYKIYQRPEAPVHKPVPTMDQSQKFDLSVLTQAILKWEYRMLANYKTFGSPDDLCQLPLKEVPEKFHSYLEYFNTLYPLLLMNVFEEIANEWLKEGRVKLYLKVQGIEYSNRTASASFIGTASTLNLTIQTRGNVSSVNSQLVLCEVIGSLISTLREFRALCLLRNGPMLRPVLAPHVAYFTDTRNSPLNLDTPEYNDDQARGIACGLAMIKRPQKTPNFLVIHGPPGTGKSKTIGGLLFKLLSSGGKAVAPVGNLPAKARRTRVLLCAPSNAAIDSLMKKVIVIFKDKCCDLNNPQGNCGDINLVRLGSERTISRSLKPFSLDHQTKARAQRAQQTVEADVQRQKEQLDQRIENLSQRCAKTKKDSADFKTFKESKLQLLNERERLSRQIKECRGKRHETQALVLQNAHVICCTLSTSGSIVLENAFRRLGHEPFSCVIIDEASQAKETETLIPMLYRCPAVILVGDPNQLPPTVVSQKAKEFGYGQSLMARLCKNLHPSIPQHSPILSLSVQYRMHPDICEFPSKYIYSNALKNDRFANLDCHLHHINVSSVRYLCLVLPVMGETAQKRCSFSWPFKPYRVFDVTDGQENKERDSFINPKEVTLVILLLKLICEKQSVRVGVITPYNAQKQRILDDIRESGIEKNKLLQVEVDTVDGFQGREMDCIIVSCVRASSEMGSIGFVGNRQRMNVTITRAKFSLFILGHLRTLREQSDWGALIEDARRRGNIIKTVERDFRSDARKILKPDQSLSHSPVGKPSTVTSHAPMETVPAPTSHNRHNVDYHLSGSSTLGSGQSRPQMPRLIPLDCPRDPRMTERPTDPRFGRRSAIGEQRPDRERRGLVSHHPTRRPTLHNRDSRNTAHSSRYSSKRHRR; from the exons CGTTTGTGGGAAATGGAGAAGGCTCGACTCTTACGTGTGTTGGGGTCCATGTTGGATCAGGAGCTGGAGGAGGATGATCTCTTCATCATTGAAGATGATTGTGAACAACCAGTGTCAAAAATCTCACCTACAGAATTCCAGAACAGTCTGCGCTTCCCGCTGTTTGAAGTTCTGAAATACCCGTACCTACTCTGCTACCGTGAGCTGG GTGATATGGTGGTTAAGGCCTTATGTACATTGCAGGATATGAAACAGTCTTTGAATGTGTTTGACAAGTATCAAGGAACATATCTGCTGCTTGTTCATCCCAATGAAAAG GTGCGTCGTTGGGCAATTGATGCAGCGAAAACCATGAGGAGTGTGGACAGAGATGCATACTATGACCTTCAAGAAATCTTCTCTTGCATGTTTTATGTCATCGAGCTGGGAGTTTCTCTGGATTTTCCAGATTTGGATCCAGGGTCTTATGCAGGGGGCACTGTACCGAGGCTTCCCTCTCACCTCTATGACTCACACAATAAGAAGAACTACTGGCTAG GCATCTGCATGTTACTAACGCAGCTAAGCGCTGAAGCAATGGACTCTTTGTTCATGGGACAGTTCAATATTCCACTCTGCATAATCAACACAATGGAAGGGTTGAAAAAGG AGGATGACCCAGCTTCTGACCCATTCTGGCCAGCTCTCCACTGTTTTATGGTAATTCTGGACCGGCTCGGTTCTAAGATCTGGGGTCAGATAGACCCTAACATGGCTTTCCAGACCGTTACTGGAGCAGCCAGCTATGTTGCAGAAATAAGAAACATTCAACAAAAAACTATGGG GAGAATGGTTAAAGTAGAGCCAGAGTATGAAGACAATGTGGTGACTTGCAGTCAGATGGTGTATGACTGTTATGCCTTGGAAAAGCCAAGCCAA GCATCTGGCTCATCGTCCAGCAGTGGTATTTGCAACTATGTGGTCTATGAGGATATGCAGTCCCTGGTCAGTGTGCTTGATTCTGAGATGGGCCAGAGTATGCGTGTATATGGCAGCACTTTCCTGTGGTTCATTCCATTTGTCCGTTCCATAATAGAACTTCCAGAGCTGAACGCCTCCTATATTAGTGAGGTCCTTCACTACCTTTGTGATAAGATACGGGATAATCGACACATGCTAATTGGACCGACAAATGTATATGACAAAGTGACAGAGTTTTTCACCCGCATCCTTATTCAAATAATTGAGTTGCACGTTAGTAAAGGACGTATGGGAATACTCTCTCGTTGTGCCCCCAAGTGGGTGGAAGTGATCGTCATGTGTACGCTCCTATCAGATGAACCATGGAATGTTGTACCTCAAGACAGGATGGGTGGGATTCACCGAGTCAGTTCAACCTCAAAGTCTCTTGCCGTGGTAGGGCAACTACCTGCATCTGAAAGTGGCATTGGTGCTATAATTCTAGGCTGCATGATGCTGATTCGACAACTGCTGAAGGAAAAGCTTCGGTCGGGATCTGACCCATGCTCTACCCGTTTTCTGAATTTACTTAACAAGCAGCTGCGTGGAGTTCCAAATAAACGATGGAACCTTACATCATCTGAATCTTCCGAGCTTCAACAGTGTTTAATAAGAGTGGTCCGGTCAATGCCAGAACGATCTGCTTCTCCGCCCTCTATAGTTCCTGTCCCATCTACACATTTAGTGTCTCCAAATGCTGTTATTTCCAAAAATTCAGTGCCGACCCTACATCAGCAACACGTAGACCAGAAGGTAGGTCCAAGCAGAGCAGGAGATGCATCTGCTTTTATCAAAGAGGAGCCACTTGATGATTATGAAAACTGCATTTCTAATGAGGATTACTTGAGTGGTCTTCAAGACATGATAAAAGCTAAAAAGGAACCTCCCAACCCAGCACTGATTTCAGAGATAAATCCTTGTGTAGAGTTTGTGCACGTTAAATTAGACTTGGAAAAACTGCAGGAAATTAAAACCAGATTAAATGATAACCAGAATTTGTCTAAGATTGAAGCAATTGCCAAAAGAAAGCTTTGTGAACCAGAGGTTAGACAATGCAGAGTCAACAGTGGCCAGGAAGAGCTAGGGCACTTGTCTGAGAGTTCTTGTCCTGTAAATTTGCAACCTGTGACCTCCATTAAGGAGGAATGTCGATTTAGAGCTGAGGTGGATCAtggtaatgatgatgatgatgatgaacctCTTGATATCACATGGAAACGATTGAAAAAATCCCACAAGCTTGAATCTAGTGATTCAGAAGTTTATGGTATTGATGTACAATCAAATACCAGAACCACGGGAACCTCAAAGGAAAACTTGGAGTCCAGTACAATCATCATCTCTGATGATGATTATGACGAAGTTTCTGAAAATGATGAAAGGCCAACAAAGGAGATCCAGGGGTCTCTCGACAAATTATGTCCAGTAAAGAATAGACCTCTAGAAGATCCAGTCTTGCCTGAGAGTCCAGTGCGAGACTATGATGATCTCAGTGAGTCACAATTATTTGAGTTTGAGACCCAGCAATATGTGGCATCCGCCTGGGATGATTTGAATGTTGACGCAACTGTTTTGACGATGAAGCCCAAATTAGACCAAACACTCAGGCTGGAGCCTGCTCCTAATGACTCCTCTCCCTCGTGGAGTACAGAGACCGAACTAATTCCAGATGAGGACATTGAGAGGGCCTGTCGGCAATCGGAAGATAAGATCAGACAACAGCTACAACCACAAGAGCCAGCTGTTTCATGTGCATTGTCATCGTCCAAAGTAGCCAGTACGGCAGAGTACTTGGATAAATTCACGAAACCAAAACCTCCACCAGACACAAGCCAAAAAACAAATCCGTCTGATAAGAGAGACATTTTGCAGGCTAAAAAGCCATTAATAATTGAGACCCTTGCTCAAAAAATCAGGCACAAACCCCGGAAACGCAGCACTTTTTCGCGGTATGAAGAGGATCATTCAGGTTGGACCAATCCAGCTTCATCTGGTCTGCCATCACACTCTCCATCCTCCAGCTCCATTTCTTCTCCTTACGTTTCTACCTTAACATCACGTGACACACCTGCCATTGTTCCACCAAAGAAGGTTCGTAAAGCTGTTGAGCCAAAATCAACAGCGGAGCGTTTGGGAttgaaaaagaaggaaagaaaagcTTTTGATCTTTCTCAACGTTCCCTGAATTGTGTTGCTAAACTTCGGTGCCATGGCCAGAAAGTGCAAGTGGAGCCACAACAAAAGAAAAGACGAGGGTGTCGCACCACTAAGACCTCTCCGCAGAAACGTATAGTAAAGGGCAACAAGAAACTTTTGGCATCTCAAGACATGCAGTTTTTCAGGCAAATTCGTGAGAAGCATCAGAGGCCAGCAACAGTATCCCCCACAACACTGGCTCCCAAACCAACAAGGAGCACCCAACCTGGTGAAATGCATCTGTTAAATTCAGTTGCAACTGAAGAGGATTGTGATTTCTTCCCCTATCCTCAGCCAGATCCTGACCATCAGGAAGACAATGAAAAGGCTGCAGCCAAAATTAAAACCAACTACACTGGTGAAACCAATGAGGCTAGAGGTGAAGGGGTTGGAAATGGTAGTATAGAGTCCAAATGCTTTCAAAACTGTGAGCTTGCTGATGTCGCTGTCAACACTGAAAGGGGAAAAGTTGCAAAAGAAGAGGTTGATGATGAACACATGCTGCTCACTCAGATGGAACCTACAGACATTGAACTGTGCTCTCAAATGGAACAATTTGATGAAGAAAATGGTGAAGGATTACTTCTTACCCAGAGAGATCCTGTTGACATGGACCTTGATCCAGTTAGCGAGTCAGAGCAGCCAATTTTGTTGGCACATAAACCTCTGCAGACTACTCCCACCCCACTTTCGGAAGCCATACGTAATGACGATCATTTGTTCTTGAAGCCTGGCATGTCACCCTTGTCTCAGAAAAAGGCCAAACCTTCCACCACAAAAATATACACCCCCAGCTCCCGCAGTGCTTCACTTGTCCTGGAAATGGAAAAAGAGGCAAAGCCGCCTCCTGCATCTAATGTTGCTAAAGCTAAGGGTGCCCGACTGCCTTCAGCAATGGCACCCCCAAAAACAATTCCTACTTTGCCTTTTCCACAATTGCCACAGCCATTTCCTTCCAAACAAAGTCCCCGGCCTCTGAGCCATGCCCCTAAATCAGTAGTTTGTTCTAAAATGAGCCTTGCCTCTGAACCACCATCTTACAAAATATACCAAAGACCTGAAGCTCCAGTTCACAAACCAGTGCCCACGATGGATCAAAGCCAGAAATTTGACCTTTCAGTCTTGACCCAAGCAATACTTAAGTGGGAATATAGGATGCTTGCTAACTACAAAACGTTTGGGAGTCCAGATGACCTGTGTCAACTGCCACTGAAAGAAGTGCCAGAAAAATTCCATAGCTACCTGGAGTACTTCAACACCTTGTACCCCCTGCTGCTAATGAATGTTTTTGAAGAG ATAGCCAATGAATGGCTCAAAGAGGGGAGAGTCAAACTATATCTCAAGGTCCAGGGTATTGAATACAGCAATCGCACAGCTAGCGCCAGCTTTATAG GTACTGcctcaaccctaaacctgacGATTCAGACTCGTGGTAACGTATCTTCGGTGAATTCCCAGCTTGTGCTCTGCGAAGTAATTGGATCTTTGATCAGCACATTACGGGAGTTCCGTGCACTGTGTTTGCTGCGAAATGGACCAATGTTGCGTCCTGTTCTTGCTCCACATGTGGCATATTTCACTGACACTAGGAACAGCCCATTAAACCTGGATACACCA GAGTACAATGATGACCAGGCCAGGGGAATAGCCTGTGGTCTTGCCATGATAAAGAGACCACAGAAGACACCAAATTTTCTCGTCATTCATGGTCCTCCAGGAACTGGGAAGAGTAAAACCATTGGAGGCCTGCTGTTTAAACTACTGTCTTCG GGTGGTAAAGCTGTTGCTCCAGTGGGGAACCTTCCCGCCAAGGCTCGGCGAACACGTGTTCTGCTCTGTGCTCCCTCTAATGCTGCCATCGACAGTCTGATGAAGAAAGTCATTGTGATCTTTAAAGATAAATGCTGTGACCTCAACAATCCACAAG gTAACTGTGGTGACATAAACCTGGTAAGGTTAGGAAGTGAAAGAACCATCTCAAGATCTCTGAAACCCTTCAGCCTTGACCACCAGACTAAAGCGAGAGCAC AGCGAGCCCAGCAGACTGTAGAAGCTGATGTACAAAGGCAGAAGGAGCAACTGGACCAGAGAATTGAAAATCTCTCCCAGCGCTGTGCAAAGACCAAGAAAGATTCGGCTGAT TTCAAGACATTTAAGGAGTCCAAGTTGCAGCTTCTAAACGAAAGAGAAAGACTGAGTCGGCAGATTAAAGAG TGTCGTGGTAAGAGACATGAAACTCAGGCTCTGGTGCTGCAGAATGCTCATGTGATCTGCTGCACGCTCAGCACCAGCGGAAGTATCGTTCTCGAAAACGCATTCCGTCGACTTGGACATGAACCCTTCAGCTGTGTCATCATCGACGAG GCTAGTCAGGCAAAAGAAACGGAGACGCTGATCCCAATGTTATACCGATGTCCTGCCGTAATCCTTGTTGGTGATCCCAATCAGCTTCCACCAACGGTGGTCTCCCAG AAAGCAAAGGAGTTTGGCTATGGTCAGTCTCTTATGGCAAGGTTATGTAAAAACCTTCATCCATCAATCCCGCAACACTCCCCCATCCTCTCCCTCAGCGTGCAGTACCGCATGCACCCTGACATCTGTGAATTCCCCTCCAAGTACATCTACAGCAATGCGCTTAAGAATGACCG ATTCGCAAACTTGGACTGCCACCTTCACCATATCAATGTGTCCTCTGTgcgatacctgtgccttgtcctacctGTGATGgg TGAGACAGCTCAGAAGCGCTGTTCCTTCAGCTGGCCCTTCAAGCCCTACAGAGTGTTCGATGTGACGGATGGACAAGAGAATAAGGAGAGAGA TTCATTTATAAACCCCAAAGAGGTGACGCTagtaattcttctgttgaaactgaTTTGTGAGAAGCAGTCGGTGCGGGTGGGTGTCATCACACCCTACAATGCCCAGAAACAACGGATACTGGATGACATCAGGGAGTCGGGCATAGAAAAAAACAAGCTCCTTCA GGTGGAAGTGGATACTGTCGATGGCTTTCAGGGCAGAGAAATGGACTGCATCATTGTGTCTTGTGTGAGAGCGAGCAGTGAAATGGGTTCCATCGG GTTTGTTGGAAATCGGCAGAGGATGAATGTGACCATTACGAGAGCCAAATTTAGTCTGTTCATACTGGGACATCTACGCACACTCAGG GAACAGAGCGACTGGGGAGCGTTGATCGAGGATGCCAGGAGGCGTGGAAATATAATCAAGACAGTGGAGAGAGATTTCCGAAGCGACGCAAGAAAGATTCTTAAACCAGATCAAAGTCTCTCTCATTCGCCTGTTGGCAAACCGAGCACTGTGACATCGCATGCACCCATGGAAACAGTTCCTGCCCCCACGTCACATAACCGCCACAATGTTGACTACCATCTGAGCGGCTCTTCCACCTTGGGCAGTGGTCAATCAAGACCGCAGATGCCACGGCTAATACCTTTGGACTGCCCTAGAGACCCACGAATGACTGAAAGGCCCACAGACCCCCGCTTTGGTCGCCGCTCTGCAATCGGAGAACAGAGGCCGGACAGAGAGAGGCGGGGCTTAGTGTCACACCATCCAACACGCAGACCCACGCTGCATAATAGGGACTCTCGTAATACCGCCCACTCTTCCCGATACTCTTCAAAACGCCACAGGAGATAA